The DNA region tttattatataactcTGTTTAGTTACTAATTAATAgtgtaatatattttttctttttcaattttatgattttatccctttactcttcttcctcttcatttcCTCTTCCATATCATCACTCTTTCCCATTATTAACATTATGATCATAATCACATCATCAATGACTATCACTTTCACCGCTACCTTCACTCTAAACCCCACCATCACAATCAAAATATGAGGAGTGGTAGTGGTGGTTATTGTTAAGAGACAAGATGAAGAAGGAAATGGGTGATAATTTAAGTGGTGTTGATAGTCTAAAATTGAGATAATAatgtgaaaataaaattgaaaaagagaaaaaaattagctAATTGTTAAGTGTTTAatgattgtaaaaaataaaactaataatagaaatgagaattaaaagttatttcaaatattaaaaataattttaaatttcagaataaaaaataatacttattaaaataatttagtttGCATTACTTATTCTCATAATAATGTTGAATAGCCAATTTAACTCTAATCCATTACTAGATGCTTTATTTGATCAACTTCCACAATACTATTTACCTTGCTTTTTATTGATCTATTCTCTTGCAAAAAATGATTGTTGAAAGAGTAGAAATTTAACATgtcatttatttttaaacatgTTCATAGTAAAAATAGGAGATTATTGTTATTTCAAAATTGATGATATATATATCATTTCCACTCAatcttttttttagaatttttctaaCATACCTTAATTCCTAATCTCTTAACCTCTGCTGTTCAAGAAggacattttattttaaaaaaaattaaaaattaaatatttaaagagTGTTTATGAATATAGAACAATGATATATGAAGATTttcaactattttattttattttctaaatatttttagttGAAATTCACATTTTTGTCAAAAATTAAAAACCATATCCATGGACCCTAAATAAAGTTCacaattttttaaggttttttattttcttgttttttaaggttttttgttttttcttttttttttatttccagGTGGAATGGCCCATAGATGTGTCAGAAaaatcagatttcaatttcatgaGGTGGAAATATCCAACCTACAATTTCACATTGGCAACTTTTTGGTCACCCCATCTCATCAAAGCCCAAGAAAGAGATTCAAATGGCCCAACAAACACTGGGCTCTTCAACCTTTACCTTGATGAGTTTGATGACAATTGGTCAACGCAAATTCAAGACTTTGACTTTGTCATCCTCAATGGTGGTCAATGGTTCTTTAGGCCAATGGTTTTCTATGAGAAGCAACAAGTTGTTGGGTGCCATTATTGCCTCTTAGAAAATGTCACTGACTTGAACATGACCTATGGCTATAGGATGGCATTTAGGGCAGCATTTAGATCCATCAATAGATTACAGAATTTTAAGGGTGTAACATTTCTTAGAACATTTGCACCCTCACATTTTGAGAATGGGTTGTGGAATCAAGGTGGGAATTGTTTGAGAACAAGGCCATTTAGGAGCAATGAGACACAATTAGAAGGTTCCTTTTTGGAGTTGTATAGGATCCAATTAGAAGAGTTCAAAATTGCTGAGGAGGAAGGAAGAGAcaagggtttaaggtttaggttgTTTGATATTACACAATCAATGTTGTTGAGACCTGATGGCCATCCAAGTAGATATGGCCATTTGCCCAATGAAAATGTGACATTGTACAATGATTGTGTTCATTGGTGCTTGCCGGGTCCCATCGACACGTGGAGCGATTTCCTATTACACTTACTTAAGATGGAGGGTGTGAGATCTAACCATGGACAGAGTCCTTATTTGCAGAGAGATTGACTATAGTGTATATCATAAATTATATCTTATTAATCTCTTGAGTATACTATTTTTGAAACattttttgtgatttattttatatgttatacaTTAATTATACCAAAAGACTAATAGTGTCTTTTGAACTACATACAAGTAGATATGATTCAATTAACTTGAATTGGTTGAATAATCAATTAATTTGTATACTTAAGtaaatacaaaaaatttgaaGTCTAATTTATATATGTAACAATCTATTTTTTTATGGCATTTTTGGAGTTTAAATTCATGATGAATTAGTGTTTATTATGCTGATGGCTAAGTTGAAGAATAttgtgaaaaattataaaatgaaaaaagTTGAAATGATTCGATTTATGAATCACTTATATTgtaattattgaattttaattcatATATGCCTCTGTTAAATACATTTCATGTAATTATTTCCAACACTTCTCCTATAACTTGAGAATGAAAAGGAAGGTTTTGAATTGTGTTTGTATTGTAGTTTGTGAAATTGAAGTTTGaataaaaatgattttataaaattgattttggataAAAGTAAGTTTGTATCAATATGATCtatgtttgataattttatattaaaattgattttgataaaataaatattatttggataatattagttaaaattatttttttagatagaaAATTACATAAAACGAcatgatattaaattataatgttattttttt from Arachis hypogaea cultivar Tifrunner chromosome 10, arahy.Tifrunner.gnm2.J5K5, whole genome shotgun sequence includes:
- the LOC112716669 gene encoding protein trichome birefringence-like 19 yields the protein MKFQDTELLSWKQLITPKLTFLISLLILSLLILITLSPISYYPLFGYSSLLNIESKPHAHEYDESPASEYNNKCDIFRGEWVPNPEAPYYTNETCWAIHEHQNCIKYGRPDSQFMKWRWKPYQCQLPLFNPWHFLDIVKGKSMAFVGDSVGRNQMQSMICLLSRVEWPIDVSEKSDFNFMRWKYPTYNFTLATFWSPHLIKAQERDSNGPTNTGLFNLYLDEFDDNWSTQIQDFDFVILNGGQWFFRPMVFYEKQQVVGCHYCLLENVTDLNMTYGYRMAFRAAFRSINRLQNFKGVTFLRTFAPSHFENGLWNQGGNCLRTRPFRSNETQLEGSFLELYRIQLEEFKIAEEEGRDKGLRFRLFDITQSMLLRPDGHPSRYGHLPNENVTLYNDCVHWCLPGPIDTWSDFLLHLLKMEGVRSNHGQSPYLQRD